The Megachile rotundata isolate GNS110a chromosome 11, iyMegRotu1, whole genome shotgun sequence genome includes a region encoding these proteins:
- the p120ctn gene encoding adherens junction protein p120 isoform X6, with the protein MSNNQLVDSCLLVNRRIEQRQEHSITHTEITQRRVLQEKGPDMPQYTGQSDADYHGSNGQADTHSLHSSHLSVQEDPLLIRSHKQQTTQQVTNVSKVVREVSHMEPDPGAVSYMSVPLMSQDYQHADPRYPTDSYMVGFDHYEQYLGYPPQPGYPGPHGIYMPRSHSPHSPHSPSEHSRASPPHEYLRKAAPYVEGGYNDIDPGLNPALQDHYRITPSPGGPGDQYDQISNSWNMDDSGEPSQHPHDENKVAYGYVSPSPYGPVGYGPGVGVGPVAVPSDVPAYDEGHPVPLTSGVPPGIFEDEVHLQRLQSRHPVVPGMASPLDDDQKSMRWRDPNLSEVIGFLSNPNNIIKANAAAYLQHLCYMDDPNKQKTRSLGGIPPLVQLLDHDNPDVYRNACGALRNLSYGRQNDENKRAIKNAGGVPALINLLRRTSDADVKELVTGVLWNLSSCEDLKKSIIDDGVTMVVNNIIIPHSGWDPSSSSGETCWSTVFRNASGVLRNVSSAGEYARKKLRECEGLVDALLYVVRSAIEKSNIGNKIVENCVCILRNLSYRCQEVEDPNYDKHPIQSTVQNRVAAPAKGENLGCFGGSKKKKDGQPVQKETTASRTTSPRTEPVRGMELLWQPEVVQSYLKLLHTCSNPETLEAAAGALQNLAACYWQPSIEIRAAVRKEKGLPILVELLRMEVDRVVCAVATALRNLAIDQRNKELIGKYAMRDLIQKLPSGNNQHDQGTSDDTIAAVLATLNEVIKKNAEFSRSLLDAGGVDRLMNITRQRQKYTPRVLKFAGQVLFTMWQHQELRDVYKKHGWKEQDFVTKTVAARNSGPNSPNNANSYDCSTLNRPMASQGSTRYEDRTIQRANMNSNNVGRPTIYQPCLAEFPSFTQNIFRPAEDCSICQDVQQVDRISNVDPATFEERYAYSGRPVVVTDATQNWTAPSVFSFPFFKSLYEGEDANCQFFPYKTEFKNLQEVFNMSASRSLLEKGTKPWYVGWNFDF; encoded by the exons ATGTCAAATAATCAGCTGGTTGACTCCTGTCT CCTGGTGAATCGTCGGATCGAGCAGAGACAAGAGCACAGCATAACGCACACTGAGATCACGCAGAG ACGCGTTCTCCAGGAGAAGGGCCCCGACATGCCGCAATATAC CGGACAGAGTGATGCAGATTACCACGGAAGTAACGGCCAGGCGGACACCCATTCGTTGCATTCGTCCCATTTGTCTGTCCAGGAGGATCCATTACTCATCCGGAGCCATAAGCAACAAACCACTCAACAA GTAACGAACGTATCAAAGGTGGTACGCGAGGTTTCGCACATGGAGCCGGACCCAGGTGCTGTGAGCTACATGTCGGTGCCGTTGATGTCCCAGGACTATCAACATGCGGATCCCCGGTATCCGACAGACTCCTACATGGTCGGCTTCGATCATTACGAGCAATATCTTGGATATCCGCCGCAGCCCGGTTATCCGGGACCTCATGGTATCTACATGCCACGCTCGCATTCTCCACACAGTCCTCACAGTCCTTCGGAACACAGTCGCGCTTCGCCGCCGCATG AATACTTGCGCAAGGCGGCACCGTACGTGGAAGGCGGTTATAACGACATCGATCCAGGTCTGAATCCCGCGTTGCAAGATCATTATCGTATCACTCCTAGTCCTGGGGGTCCTGGAGATCAATATG ATCAAATCAGCAACTCTTGGAATATGGATGACTCCGGCGAACCCTCTCAGCATCCTCATG ACGAGAACAAAGTGGCCTACGGTTACGTGTCTCCGTCCCCCTATGGACCCGTTGGCTACGGCCCTGGCGTCGGCGTGGGTCCAGTGGCAGTTCCTAGCGACGTACCCGCCTACGACGAGGGCCATCCGGTTCCCTTGACCTCGGGAGTCCCACCAGGCATATTCGAGGACGAGGTACACCTTCAACGGCTACAGTCCCGGCATCCAGTCGTGCCCGGCATGGCCAGCCCCCTCGACGACGACCAGAAGTCCATGAGATGGAGGGACCCGAACCTCTCCGAGGTGATAGGCTTCCTCAGCAATCCCAACAACATAATCAAGGCCAACGCCGCGGCCTATCTGCAGCACCTCTGCTACATGGACGACCCTAACAAACAGAAGACGCGAAGTCTCGGAGGAATACCGCCGCTGGTGCAGCTCTTGGATCACGATAATCCGGACGTGTACAGGAACGCTTGCGGAGCGCTCAGGAATCTGTCCTACGGAAGACAGAACGACGAGAACAAGAGGGCCATCAAGAACGCTGGCGGGGTACCGGCTCTGATCAATCTGTTACGCAGGACGTCCGACGCGGACGTTAAGGAGCTGGTTACCGGGGTGCTGTGGAACCTGTCCTCCTGCGAG GATCTCAAGAAGTCCATCATCGACGACGGTGTAACGATGGTGGTGAACAACATAATCATACCGCACAGTGGCTGGGACCCCAGCTCCTCCAGCGGGGAGACCTGCTGGTCGACAGTATTCAGAAACGCCTCTGGGGTTCTAAGAAACGTCTCCAGCGCCGGAGAGTACGCGAGGAAGAAGCTACGAGAATGCGAGGGTCTGGTGGACGCCTTGCTGTACGTGGTGCGGTCCGCCATAGAGAAGTCGAACATCGGCAACAAGATAGTGGAGAACTGCGTGTGCATCCTACGAAACCTGAGCTACCGGTGTCAGGAGGTGGAGGACCCGAACTACGACAAGCATCCGATTCAGTCGACGGTGCAGAACAGGGTAGCGGCACCAGCCAAAG GTGAAAACTTGGGATGCTTTGGCGGCAGCAAAAAGAAGAAGGACGGTCAGCCCGTTCAGAAGGAGACCACCGCGTCGAGAACAACCAGCCCCAGAACAGAGCCTGTCAGAGGCATGGAGCTTCTTTGGCAGCCAGAAGTGGTGCAATCCTATCTGAAACTTCTGCACACCTGTTCGAACCCAGAAACGCTCGAGGCGGCTGCTGGAGCCCTCCAGAATCTCGCCGCCTGCTACTGGCAGCCTAGCATCGAGATTCGTGCAGCTGTTCGTAAGGAAAAAGGTCTTCCTATCCTTGTCGAGCTGCTGCGAATGGAG GTGGATCGTGTGGTCTGCGCGGTGGCCACGGCACTCAGGAACCTCGCGATAGACCAACGCAACAAAGAGTTAATAGGAAAGTACGCGATGCGTGACCTGATACAGAAGTTACCCTCAGGAAATAACCAGCACGATCAGGGCACCAGCGATGACACCATCGCAGCGGTGCTTGCTACTCTGAACGAGGTCATCAAAAAGAACGCAGAGTTCTCCAGATCCCTGCTGGACGCTGGCGGTGTGGACAGACTGATGAACATCACCAGGCAACGCCAGAAGTACACGCCTCGCGTTCTTAAGTTCGCAG GCCAAGTCCTGTTCACCATGTGGCAGCATCAAGAACTGAGGGACGTTTACAAAAAGCACGGATGGAAGGAGCAAGATTTCGTCACGAAAACGGTGGCAGCACGGAATTCAGGGCCTAATTCACCCAATAACGCCAATAG CTATGATTGCAGCACACTGAACCGACCCATGGCGAGCCAGGGAAGCACCAGATACGAGGATCGAACGATTCAAAGGGCGAACATGAATTCGAACAACGTTGGCCGACCGACTATCTATCAGCCA TGTCTGGCAGAGTTTCCCTCGTTCACGCAGAACATTTTCCGGCCGGCCGAGGATTGTTCGATTTGCCAGGATGTTCAACAGGTTGACAGGATATCCAATGTGGATCCTGCCACATTCGAGGAACG CTACGCCTACAGCGGTCGCCCAGTGGTGGTCACCGACGCAACCCAGAACTGGACAGCCCCGAGCGTGTTCTCTTTCCCCTTCTTTAAATCCCTGTACGAAGGCGAGGACGCGAATTGCCAATTTTTCCCGTACAAAACGGAGTTCAAGAACCTGCAGGAGGTTTTCAACATGAGTGCCAGTCGCTCTCTCCTGGAAAAGGGCACTAAACCGTGGTACGTGGGCTG gaattttgatttttag
- the p120ctn gene encoding adherens junction protein p120 isoform X5, whose product MPQYTGQSDADYHGSNGQADTHSLHSSHLSVQEDPLLIRSHKQQTTQQVTNVSKVVREVSHMEPDPGAVSYMSVPLMSQDYQHADPRYPTDSYMVGFDHYEQYLGYPPQPGYPGPHGIYMPRSHSPHSPHSPSEHSRASPPHEYLRKAAPYVEGGYNDIDPGLNPALQDHYRITPSPGGPGDQYDQISNSWNMDDSGEPSQHPHDENKVAYGYVSPSPYGPVGYGPGVGVGPVAVPSDVPAYDEGHPVPLTSGVPPGIFEDEVHLQRLQSRHPVVPGMASPLDDDQKSMRWRDPNLSEVIGFLSNPNNIIKANAAAYLQHLCYMDDPNKQKTRSLGGIPPLVQLLDHDNPDVYRNACGALRNLSYGRQNDENKRAIKNAGGVPALINLLRRTSDADVKELVTGVLWNLSSCEDLKKSIIDDGVTMVVNNIIIPHSGWDPSSSSGETCWSTVFRNASGVLRNVSSAGEYARKKLRECEGLVDALLYVVRSAIEKSNIGNKIVENCVCILRNLSYRCQEVEDPNYDKHPIQSTVQNRVAAPAKGENLGCFGGSKKKKDGQPVQKETTASRTTSPRTEPVRGMELLWQPEVVQSYLKLLHTCSNPETLEAAAGALQNLAACYWQPSIEIRAAVRKEKGLPILVELLRMEVDRVVCAVATALRNLAIDQRNKELIGKYAMRDLIQKLPSGNNQHDQGTSDDTIAAVLATLNEVIKKNAEFSRSLLDAGGVDRLMNITRQRQKYTPRVLKFAGQVLFTMWQHQELRDVYKKHGWKEQDFVTKTVAARNSGPNSPNNANSYDCSTLNRPMASQGSTRYEDRTIQRANMNSNNVGRPTIYQPCLAEFPSFTQNIFRPAEDCSICQDVQQVDRISNVDPATFEERYAYSGRPVVVTDATQNWTAPSVFSFPFFKSLYEGEDANCQFFPYKTEFKNLQEVFNMSASRSLLEKGTKPWYVGWSNCDDEIGNILRKHYRKPYFLPDTAESERTDWIFMGSHGYGAPMHVDNVEHPSWQAQIKGEKLWILEPPRECHYTCRRLEVVVHPGDIIVLDTNRWYHQTEIVSDEMSITIGAEYD is encoded by the exons ATGCCGCAATATAC CGGACAGAGTGATGCAGATTACCACGGAAGTAACGGCCAGGCGGACACCCATTCGTTGCATTCGTCCCATTTGTCTGTCCAGGAGGATCCATTACTCATCCGGAGCCATAAGCAACAAACCACTCAACAA GTAACGAACGTATCAAAGGTGGTACGCGAGGTTTCGCACATGGAGCCGGACCCAGGTGCTGTGAGCTACATGTCGGTGCCGTTGATGTCCCAGGACTATCAACATGCGGATCCCCGGTATCCGACAGACTCCTACATGGTCGGCTTCGATCATTACGAGCAATATCTTGGATATCCGCCGCAGCCCGGTTATCCGGGACCTCATGGTATCTACATGCCACGCTCGCATTCTCCACACAGTCCTCACAGTCCTTCGGAACACAGTCGCGCTTCGCCGCCGCATG AATACTTGCGCAAGGCGGCACCGTACGTGGAAGGCGGTTATAACGACATCGATCCAGGTCTGAATCCCGCGTTGCAAGATCATTATCGTATCACTCCTAGTCCTGGGGGTCCTGGAGATCAATATG ATCAAATCAGCAACTCTTGGAATATGGATGACTCCGGCGAACCCTCTCAGCATCCTCATG ACGAGAACAAAGTGGCCTACGGTTACGTGTCTCCGTCCCCCTATGGACCCGTTGGCTACGGCCCTGGCGTCGGCGTGGGTCCAGTGGCAGTTCCTAGCGACGTACCCGCCTACGACGAGGGCCATCCGGTTCCCTTGACCTCGGGAGTCCCACCAGGCATATTCGAGGACGAGGTACACCTTCAACGGCTACAGTCCCGGCATCCAGTCGTGCCCGGCATGGCCAGCCCCCTCGACGACGACCAGAAGTCCATGAGATGGAGGGACCCGAACCTCTCCGAGGTGATAGGCTTCCTCAGCAATCCCAACAACATAATCAAGGCCAACGCCGCGGCCTATCTGCAGCACCTCTGCTACATGGACGACCCTAACAAACAGAAGACGCGAAGTCTCGGAGGAATACCGCCGCTGGTGCAGCTCTTGGATCACGATAATCCGGACGTGTACAGGAACGCTTGCGGAGCGCTCAGGAATCTGTCCTACGGAAGACAGAACGACGAGAACAAGAGGGCCATCAAGAACGCTGGCGGGGTACCGGCTCTGATCAATCTGTTACGCAGGACGTCCGACGCGGACGTTAAGGAGCTGGTTACCGGGGTGCTGTGGAACCTGTCCTCCTGCGAG GATCTCAAGAAGTCCATCATCGACGACGGTGTAACGATGGTGGTGAACAACATAATCATACCGCACAGTGGCTGGGACCCCAGCTCCTCCAGCGGGGAGACCTGCTGGTCGACAGTATTCAGAAACGCCTCTGGGGTTCTAAGAAACGTCTCCAGCGCCGGAGAGTACGCGAGGAAGAAGCTACGAGAATGCGAGGGTCTGGTGGACGCCTTGCTGTACGTGGTGCGGTCCGCCATAGAGAAGTCGAACATCGGCAACAAGATAGTGGAGAACTGCGTGTGCATCCTACGAAACCTGAGCTACCGGTGTCAGGAGGTGGAGGACCCGAACTACGACAAGCATCCGATTCAGTCGACGGTGCAGAACAGGGTAGCGGCACCAGCCAAAG GTGAAAACTTGGGATGCTTTGGCGGCAGCAAAAAGAAGAAGGACGGTCAGCCCGTTCAGAAGGAGACCACCGCGTCGAGAACAACCAGCCCCAGAACAGAGCCTGTCAGAGGCATGGAGCTTCTTTGGCAGCCAGAAGTGGTGCAATCCTATCTGAAACTTCTGCACACCTGTTCGAACCCAGAAACGCTCGAGGCGGCTGCTGGAGCCCTCCAGAATCTCGCCGCCTGCTACTGGCAGCCTAGCATCGAGATTCGTGCAGCTGTTCGTAAGGAAAAAGGTCTTCCTATCCTTGTCGAGCTGCTGCGAATGGAG GTGGATCGTGTGGTCTGCGCGGTGGCCACGGCACTCAGGAACCTCGCGATAGACCAACGCAACAAAGAGTTAATAGGAAAGTACGCGATGCGTGACCTGATACAGAAGTTACCCTCAGGAAATAACCAGCACGATCAGGGCACCAGCGATGACACCATCGCAGCGGTGCTTGCTACTCTGAACGAGGTCATCAAAAAGAACGCAGAGTTCTCCAGATCCCTGCTGGACGCTGGCGGTGTGGACAGACTGATGAACATCACCAGGCAACGCCAGAAGTACACGCCTCGCGTTCTTAAGTTCGCAG GCCAAGTCCTGTTCACCATGTGGCAGCATCAAGAACTGAGGGACGTTTACAAAAAGCACGGATGGAAGGAGCAAGATTTCGTCACGAAAACGGTGGCAGCACGGAATTCAGGGCCTAATTCACCCAATAACGCCAATAG CTATGATTGCAGCACACTGAACCGACCCATGGCGAGCCAGGGAAGCACCAGATACGAGGATCGAACGATTCAAAGGGCGAACATGAATTCGAACAACGTTGGCCGACCGACTATCTATCAGCCA TGTCTGGCAGAGTTTCCCTCGTTCACGCAGAACATTTTCCGGCCGGCCGAGGATTGTTCGATTTGCCAGGATGTTCAACAGGTTGACAGGATATCCAATGTGGATCCTGCCACATTCGAGGAACG CTACGCCTACAGCGGTCGCCCAGTGGTGGTCACCGACGCAACCCAGAACTGGACAGCCCCGAGCGTGTTCTCTTTCCCCTTCTTTAAATCCCTGTACGAAGGCGAGGACGCGAATTGCCAATTTTTCCCGTACAAAACGGAGTTCAAGAACCTGCAGGAGGTTTTCAACATGAGTGCCAGTCGCTCTCTCCTGGAAAAGGGCACTAAACCGTGGTACGTGGGCTG gAGCAACTGTGACGATGAGATAGGGAATATTTTGAGGAAACACTACCGGAAGCCTTATTTTCTGCCTGACACCGCCGAAAGCGAGAGGACCGACTGGATTTTCATGGGCAGCCACGGTTATGGAGCTCCTATGCAC GTGGACAATGTGGAGCATCCCTCCTGGCAGGCTCAGATCAAAGGAGAGAAGCTGTGGATCTTGGAACCGCCTAGGGAATGCCACTACACGTGCAGGAGGTTGGAGGTCGTGGTACACCCTGGCGACATAA TTGTCCTGGACACGAACCGCTGGTACCATCAGACGGAGATCGTCTCAGACGAGATGAGCATCACTATAGGCGCGGAGTACGACTAA